The sequence below is a genomic window from Brooklawnia cerclae.
CGGCCACCGTGCCCGCTCGGCGATCGATGACCACCCGCGCGCCGTGCTTGGCCTCGTCGGTCTTCTCGTAGGCGTTGAGCAGCGCGTCCTCCAGGGCCTTGATGAGGTAGTCGAAGGGGATCTCCTTGTCCCGCTCGATCATCCGCAGGGCAGCCAGATCGATGTCCATCGCGTCACTCCTTACCATCAGGCTCAGTGGCGTCGAGCCCTGAGTCCTCTTCATCGGTCTCGCCGGGATCGTCCGCGAGTCGTCGGTTCATCTCCACCTGGACGACGGCCTTGTGCACGTCGGTCAGAAGGTAGGACGCGACTGCTTCGCCGTCGGCGAGACTGACCGACTCCTCGTCGGCGGCGACGACGCGTCCGGTGATCTGTTCGCCGCCCGCGAGCGTCACGGTCAGCAGGCGGCCGATGTTGCGCCGGTAGTGGGCCGGTCTGGTCAGGGGACGCGACACACCGCGGCTGCTCACCTCCAGGGTGTAGGGGCGGTCCCCCATCGCGTCCGAGGCGTCCAGCGCGTCCGACACCGCGCGCGTCGCCGTGGAGATCTGGTCGAGATCAGGCCCCTGGCCCTGCGGGCCGTCGCCGTCGACGACGACCCGGACCACACGCCGCTTGCCGGCGGGGACGACCTCGAGGTCATCCAACTCGAGCCCCTGGGTGGACAACACGGGAGCCAACAGCTCGCTGAGCCTCGACTGGTTCATGCGTGGTCCTCTTGTCGGATGGGTTATGTCTCGCGACTGCCTCACCAGTGGCCTGGCAACCGCAGTCATCCCCACAGTCTAGGCCATCGCAGCGGGCGGGGCGGGTGAGCGCGCGGTCGGGGACGCACTCCGGGTATCGTGCGGGCCATGGGTGTGCAGTTGCCGGACGCGGACTGGACGCGCCGACGGTTCTTGGCGCTGCTCGGCATGGGTGCCGCTGGCGTCCTCACCGCCTGCTCGCCCAGCCCCCTCATCACCGCCGGAGGCGAGCGCAGCGCGTCGGCGACCCCGACCCTCGACGACAAGCGCCGGGCCGCGGCCGTCGGCGCCGCCACGCTCGCCGATCTCGCCTCCGGATGCGCGGGGATCCCGGGAGCTGACCCCACGTTCGCGGCATGGTGCACGGCTCTGGCCGACACCCACACGGCACATCTGACGGTGCTCGCGCAGGCCGATCCGCTGGGTGGCGTGCAGGCCGATCACTCACCGATCGACGACGTGGCCTCACGCGGAGTGGGCGTCCCCGGCTCCCCGGAGGAGGCACTGACCGTACTGGCCGCGCAGGAGACGGCGCTGGCCGACCTGCTCGCCCCGATCGCGGTGGGGTCTGCGACGTCGTCCGCCTGGGCCTTGCTGTGGCTGTCCCAGGCGCTGGCGACCCGGGTCTACGCCGCTGCTCTGGCCGGCGGGAGCATCGACGCCCTCGGCCCGGCACCCGTGGAGGGCACCGCGGTGCCCGCCGAAGTGGACGCCGGCACACCCGCCGACGCCCGGCAGGTGCTGCTCAGCCACCAGCGGGCACTGGTCTTCGGCCTGCAGACTCTGCTCGGACGACTGGGATACGGCGACGCACGCGTCGATGCCGTCACCCAACGGCTCGGCGAGGCCATGCGCGAGCGGGACGACACCTCCGCCGCGATCACCGCAACGGGCGCCACCGCCTCGGCGCCACCCCCCGAATTCACGCTTCCCGGCGACGCGACGGACTCCGCGCAGATCGAGCGGATCTGGGGCGAACTGGAACTCGCCGTGATGGCGGGCTGGGCACGGCTCGCCGCAGCGGATGCCGACGGACGCGCCGACGCGCTGGACCAGATGGTCACGCAGGCCGGACGCGCCCGTTCTCACGGGGTGGCGCTGCCACACTGGCCCGGCTGGGTGTG
It includes:
- a CDS encoding DUF4439 domain-containing protein; the protein is MGVQLPDADWTRRRFLALLGMGAAGVLTACSPSPLITAGGERSASATPTLDDKRRAAAVGAATLADLASGCAGIPGADPTFAAWCTALADTHTAHLTVLAQADPLGGVQADHSPIDDVASRGVGVPGSPEEALTVLAAQETALADLLAPIAVGSATSSAWALLWLSQALATRVYAAALAGGSIDALGPAPVEGTAVPAEVDAGTPADARQVLLSHQRALVFGLQTLLGRLGYGDARVDAVTQRLGEAMRERDDTSAAITATGATASAPPPEFTLPGDATDSAQIERIWGELELAVMAGWARLAAADADGRADALDQMVTQAGRARSHGVALPHWPGWV
- the rimP gene encoding ribosome maturation factor RimP, translated to MNQSRLSELLAPVLSTQGLELDDLEVVPAGKRRVVRVVVDGDGPQGQGPDLDQISTATRAVSDALDASDAMGDRPYTLEVSSRGVSRPLTRPAHYRRNIGRLLTVTLAGGEQITGRVVAADEESVSLADGEAVASYLLTDVHKAVVQVEMNRRLADDPGETDEEDSGLDATEPDGKE